A stretch of DNA from Flavobacteriaceae bacterium MAR_2009_75:
ACATCCTAAAAGCACTACCGATAACAACAAGATTAAACTACATTTTTTCATCTCTTACAACTACTTCATTTTTTAATTGATAACATGAGTTGGCCCTTCTCATTCCAAAAATACGCCCGTTTTTAGCTTCGTAGTTCACATATAGCTTTCCGTTTTGTAGCCAACCTTTTTGCATACCTTCTTCCTTGCCTTCTTTTAAATTTCTCACCTTGGCAAGTTCTCCACTGTCGTACCACATTTTTTGCTCACCATGAAGTAATCCATCTTTATAGTTTGATTTTTCCGCCGGCATTCCATTTTCCCACCATGTTTTATACTCTCCTTCTAAACGATTATTTCGATAGATCGATTGAAAACGCAAAACTCCGTTCGCCGAGTACCTTTTTACGGTACCTTCCCTCTTTCCATTAAAGTAACCTAATCTTTCGCCCAGCACTCCGTTGGTATGAAATTTTACCGAGTAGCCATTGAACGGCTCATTCTGATAATACCACGTTCCTTCAAGCTGGTTAAGTACCAAGTTTTTCTTCAGTACTTCGATTAATCTAATTTTGATGGGCTCTTTTGAAACTGCCTCGGTAATTACTACTTCCCTGCAACTCAACGAAAAGAGGCCCAATGCTGAAAAAAAGAAAATGGTGAGTAGTCTCATAACTTTGAATTAGTAACCTTGATAAGGGCCTGCAAAGGCTAGGTAAGAACCGGTTGTAGAATAGACTTCATTGATGATATGGTAATGGTATTCTTCTTCACCATTAGTATACTGTGTGGCAGACACATGTCCTCCAGATTCATCTAGATCAGTGGGGTAGGTTTCAGTAGAGCTGCACTTACGCCCATATAGAAAGACACCGTCCAATAATATGCCTACTAGATTTTCATCATCATCTGTAAAAGCTACAGGCTCAAGGTGATAATGATATACCCCTGGGCCGATGTGTGCTCCGGTCCAGTCTAAACTAGCGGCAGCTTGGTCTAGTGGTCCACCTCCTTCTTGATCATTGAAGATAGACGCACCGCTAACAGCAATACCAATGGTGTTGAAATTGGTGGCAACCGTACTGCCTTGAAGGTCAGGGGTAGCATCTACTCTGATGCTGGTAGCATTATTGTTGCTCGACATGATGCTCGGCGTTTTATTAACATCGGGTTCTTCTCTGTATAAATCATGACCTTCGCCCCAATAAATGGTTTCATGATCGGGTAAACCGGTGGTTTCAATTACAATTTCAGACCCATCGATAAAGATTGTCGTGGCTTCTGGATTAAACGCCTCAAATGCCGCATGAAGCTCGGTGACCATTTCTTCATCTTCTCCCAAGTCTTCTTCATAAATTGATAAATCGTTTGAACTATCGGAACTGCAAGCCACTAATGCGACACCTAGAATAAGGGTAATTATACCAGCTGTCACGATTTTATTTGAAATTATTTTCTTCATAATAATTATTGTTTAGATACTAAGGAGATTAATTCGAGATGTATTTTATACTGGTCTGAGGGTCAAAGGTTCATTTTTGAACATTCTATAAACGGTTAACAGTGCGAAAAGAACCAAAAAAGCCAAAATCGCAAATGGCCAAACTAAGCTCTGTTCATCTATTGTCAGTTGAAACTTATCGTTTACCTTTTCAATTGATACTTGAAAACCATTGGCTTTTTTTAATACAAAATTCTTGGAGGTACCCGCTTGTGTCACAATTTTGAATACCGAATTGTAATTTGATTTTTCGTCAAATCCGTTTAGTTTGACCAGCAGGGTTTTTATATCTTCAGGTAGGCCGATTATTCTGAATTTCATGTCGGTCTGGTGCCCTAGCTTTATAGCACCTTCTTTGAGCTCGCCTACAAAATCTATATTGGCGTTAATCAAGATGTTGTCCTTTACGTATTGAATAATCAATTTTTGAAATTCATCGGCAGACAGCTCATCTATTTTCACCTCTGGAAAGTTTTGAACGAGCTGATTTCGAAATCCATCAAAGGAAGAACTTATGTGTAGGGTCCATTCTTTTTGCTGATTTTGAGCCAAGGTCATCGTTGAAATTTGGGCACTGTGGGCGTTAATCTGAACAGAGCAGAATAATATCAGAACAAGTAATAAAGATGTTGTTTTCATAGTTAGTTGACTTCAAAAGTTCCTTGGGCTCCGGCAAAGCAGCCGATAAAGCTATTGGTGCCGGCAGGTGCTACATGGTAGTGGTAACCACGGGTGTCGTCGGTATGACCTCTACAATCATCTAAATCAATAGGCTCATTACCATTTTCGTCTAAAAGTTCAAACATAGGATATCCGTCAATAGCATACCCGATCATTGCCGAATGGCCATCTTCTTGCTCAATCGTTGAGGTTGTACCAGTTGCCGCATGGTAATGATAGCCCGTATTCGGGTTAATATGACCGCCATTGTCATCCATAGGCGCTAAAGTATATGCTCCGAGAATCGCATCGGTGGGTGCGGGAGGGTCAAAATTGACGCCGTTAAATGCAAGACCGATAACTGTTGCGCCACCTCCACTTGGAGGTCCACCGCCTCCGGGAGCACCTCCACCAATGTACTCCGGACTATCCAATTTAACAGGGGTCACAGGAATGTAATAAGTAAGGATGATGTCGGTTACAAATGATGGCTGACATTCGACACAAAAGTTTTCATATTCTTCACCCACATTCGGGTTGGCGGCATTTTCACAATCTTCTAAGGTTTGGGTAACAAAGATGTTTCCTTCATCGTCGTACATTTTCCAAGTGGCATCGGCATAAAAATTGGCCATGTTTTCGATAAAGGCACCATCAACATCATACAATTCGCCATTTTCAAACCACTTTCCACCTTTATCGGCACCATCTGAAATATGAGTTGGGCACCAAGGCCCCATTTGATGGTCAGATGGGGTTGAGGTCGTGGTTATTTTATAGCATAGGGTTGTCGTGCCATCCGAAAGGGTGTGCTCTACGGTAGTTATTTCATCAATAAGTCCATCAGCTAAAAACAGAGTAGGGTCGACTTCGTAAACTACCTCTTCGGTTTCCGCAGTCTTTTCGGCTTCGATTTCTGTACTTTCATCAGAATTACAACTATTTGCAGCAGTAAGAAAAAGAATGCCGCTAAGCGATAAATAGATTAAATGTTTCATACCTTATTTGGGTTTCAATTTTTCTCTCTCTTTTTTGGTCGAGGTGCATTTTCCAACTCTTCCAAGGTCAGGTAGCCATCTTCATCAGTATCTACTTTCGCGAAGTCGTTTTTAAGTGGACCATTAACTTCTTTTTTTGATAGTTTGCCATCTTCATCCGAATCCATTTTTTTAATAATGTCTTCTGCAGATGGCGGTTCTTTTCTTTCTCTTTCTTGAGCAGAAACAAAGGAAACGGTCAATAAAGTGAAAGCAACTGTGGCGATTGTGGTTGAAATTGAATTTGTTTTCATGTCTTTTTTATTTTAATATTTCTTGTTCGACATGGCAAAGATGAGTAGCATTTAAAAGCGAAATGTGTACTTTCAACGGATGGCGGAGTGTTTTCGGTGAACGCCCGACTATATTCGGTGAACCATGGTGATAGTGGGGGTTCGATTGCTGAAATACCGGATCATATGAAAATTATTTGCCTTTATTTGTACCATGAAACAAACGCCTCGCTTTCTCTTTCATGTTTTTTTATGGTCTGCCGTTTGGCTTATGGCTTGGCTTATATTAGACGAAAACACAGGGTTTTTAGGTAAAAACCTGCCTTCCTTTTTTATGCAGATTTTTGTTGTCGGACTACTAATCTATATAACGGCCCCCCGTCTTTTGTTCAAGAAAAAATACGTTTTGTTCGCTGTGGCCTCTATTGCAATTATTACGCTTTGTTCTCTAATGATTACGGAGCGATTCATGTCTCCTTTCAGTGAATTGCACCCACCACGACCAGGTGGTCCGCCAGGCATGCGCCCGAATGCTCCGCCCCAAATTTTTATTCAGTTTTTGGTTCTTTCGATTGCCTATATGTTAGCCACTTTTATGGAGACATTTCTTTTTGCCCAGAAGCAAGAAGAGGAGACTATACGAAACAAAAGTGAAAATTTACAGATGGAGCTTAAGCTCCTCAAATCGCAGATTAACCCTCATTTTTTGTTCAATGCCTTGAATAATATTTATGCCCTTTCAGTGATAGATTCAAATAAAACACAAGAAAGTATAGGTACCTTATCTGATATGTTGCGATATGTTCTATATGAGTGTGAACAGCCCATGGTCTCTATAGATAAGGAGGTTGCTTATATCGAAAATTACCTACGGTTATTCTCACTGAAAAGTAGTAAGCCTTTTATGATCAAAACTGACTTTATGGTTGCTGACAAGAATGCTAGTATTTCTCCCATGATATTTATTCCCTTTGTAGAAAACGCACTAAAGCACGGTAATGTAGACTATGATTTAGATGGTTTTTTGAAAATTAAGTTACATTCACAAAACCAAAGCATAAATTTTGAAGTCGAGAACAGTATTTCTAAAATCACAGTTCATAAGGATAAGGTGGGAGGTATAGGGCTGGAAAATGTAAAGAAGAGACTTCAAATACTGTACCCGAATAAACATCGATTGATGATTGAAGAATCAGGGGAAAAGTATGCGGTGAACTTAAGTATAGATTTGAATGGAACCGATTAAATGCATTATTGTAGACGATGAGGAATTGGCCCGCAGCCTAATCAAAAATTATATCGAAAGGCTCGATTTTTTAACGCTAGTTGCAGAACTGGCGAACCCATTGGATGCGCTGCCATTACTTAAAAAAAAGGA
This window harbors:
- a CDS encoding MORN repeat protein, encoding MRLLTIFFFSALGLFSLSCREVVITEAVSKEPIKIRLIEVLKKNLVLNQLEGTWYYQNEPFNGYSVKFHTNGVLGERLGYFNGKREGTVKRYSANGVLRFQSIYRNNRLEGEYKTWWENGMPAEKSNYKDGLLHGEQKMWYDSGELAKVRNLKEGKEEGMQKGWLQNGKLYVNYEAKNGRIFGMRRANSCYQLKNEVVVRDEKM
- a CDS encoding YHYH protein; this encodes MKKIISNKIVTAGIITLILGVALVACSSDSSNDLSIYEEDLGEDEEMVTELHAAFEAFNPEATTIFIDGSEIVIETTGLPDHETIYWGEGHDLYREEPDVNKTPSIMSSNNNATSIRVDATPDLQGSTVATNFNTIGIAVSGASIFNDQEGGGPLDQAAASLDWTGAHIGPGVYHYHLEPVAFTDDDENLVGILLDGVFLYGRKCSSTETYPTDLDESGGHVSATQYTNGEEEYHYHIINEVYSTTGSYLAFAGPYQGY
- a CDS encoding hypothetical protein (manually curated); this translates as MILFCSVQINAHSAQISTMTLAQNQQKEWTLHISSSFDGFRNQLVQNFPEVKIDELSADEFQKLIIQYVKDNILINANIDFVGELKEGAIKLGHQTDMKFRIIGLPEDIKTLLVKLNGFDEKSNYNSVFKIVTQAGTSKNFVLKKANGFQVSIEKVNDKFQLTIDEQSLVWPFAILAFLVLFALLTVYRMFKNEPLTLRPV
- a CDS encoding YHYH protein translates to MKHLIYLSLSGILFLTAANSCNSDESTEIEAEKTAETEEVVYEVDPTLFLADGLIDEITTVEHTLSDGTTTLCYKITTTSTPSDHQMGPWCPTHISDGADKGGKWFENGELYDVDGAFIENMANFYADATWKMYDDEGNIFVTQTLEDCENAANPNVGEEYENFCVECQPSFVTDIILTYYIPVTPVKLDSPEYIGGGAPGGGGPPSGGGATVIGLAFNGVNFDPPAPTDAILGAYTLAPMDDNGGHINPNTGYHYHAATGTTSTIEQEDGHSAMIGYAIDGYPMFELLDENGNEPIDLDDCRGHTDDTRGYHYHVAPAGTNSFIGCFAGAQGTFEVN
- a CDS encoding EF hand domain-containing protein, whose product is MKTNSISTTIATVAFTLLTVSFVSAQERERKEPPSAEDIIKKMDSDEDGKLSKKEVNGPLKNDFAKVDTDEDGYLTLEELENAPRPKKREKN
- a CDS encoding histidine kinase; this translates as MKQTPRFLFHVFLWSAVWLMAWLILDENTGFLGKNLPSFFMQIFVVGLLIYITAPRLLFKKKYVLFAVASIAIITLCSLMITERFMSPFSELHPPRPGGPPGMRPNAPPQIFIQFLVLSIAYMLATFMETFLFAQKQEEETIRNKSENLQMELKLLKSQINPHFLFNALNNIYALSVIDSNKTQESIGTLSDMLRYVLYECEQPMVSIDKEVAYIENYLRLFSLKSSKPFMIKTDFMVADKNASISPMIFIPFVENALKHGNVDYDLDGFLKIKLHSQNQSINFEVENSISKITVHKDKVGGIGLENVKKRLQILYPNKHRLMIEESGEKYAVNLSIDLNGTD